CACTGGCCCATGTCGCCCATGGCCTTGCGGATGATCGAACCCGAGTCCTGTGCTTCCAGGGGCGCGAGCGTATCCCTGTTCTTCTTGATGAGCGCCGCCATTTCGCGCAGCGCCCCGGCGCGCGCCCTGGGCTTGGTCTGCGACCACTCGGGAAAGGCCGCACGGGCGCACTCGAGTGCGCGGGCCGCGTCCTTCGGACCGGCCAGCGCGCATTTGGCGACCACCGACTGGTCGTGGGGGTTCAGGGACTCGAACGTGCGGCCGTCGGCCGCATCGCAAAACTCGCCATTGATGTAAAGCTGATACTCGCGCATCGAAAAGGGCTCCTTGCGGAAGGGGCTGGATTCGCAGACAAACCGCCCAAAGTGGTCCACCCGGAAAGTCCCCGGGTGAACGGCTGCTCACCCTACCCGATGCCCCCGGCGGCGCCAACGGGCGCCCGGCGCGCCTCTACTCGGTTGGCGTTGCGGACTCGCCCGCAACTTGGCCGCGCTCAAGCGTCGTTTTCTCGGCTTCGAGAATGGCGAGTTGCTGGGTGAGCTTCTTCACCTGGTTGGTGAGCTGGGAAATCTTCACCGTGAAGTGGATGCAGATGCAGACGAGAAAAACGAAGGCAAACATGAAGACCGTGCTGGTGGAATCAACCGCCCCGATCACGCGTGTGAGCCCGATGAGCAAGTTCGAGGAAAGAATCAGCGCCAGAAGTCCCAGAATCGCGATGATCCAGAGCCAGGAATATTCGATGCGAAGCGTGCGGCGTCGTACCAGTTCGAGCACGCCCGCGAGCATCAGCAATGCAATGGAAGCGGCAACCACTTGCTGGTGCGGCGTCACTTGCGGCTCCTGAAGTCATCGCCCCCGGCAAGTCCCAGCATCCCCAGCGAGAGCAACATGTCGAAGACGTAACGAATCGGGCGAAGTCCCGCATGCATGGAGGTCTTCTTCTCTGCGTTGGGATACATGACGACCGGATACTCGATCACCTTGAGCCCGCTCTTGTGCGCGAGCACCACGGCGTCGGCATC
This genomic interval from Chrysiogenia bacterium contains the following:
- a CDS encoding aldehyde dehydrogenase family protein translates to MREYQLYINGEFCDAADGRTFESLNPHDQSVVAKCALAGPKDAARALECARAAFPEWSQTKPRARAGALREMAALIKKNRDTLAPLEAQDSGSIIRKAMGDMGQ
- a CDS encoding DUF2304 domain-containing protein, yielding MTPHQQVVAASIALLMLAGVLELVRRRTLRIEYSWLWIIAILGLLALILSSNLLIGLTRVIGAVDSTSTVFMFAFVFLVCICIHFTVKISQLTNQVKKLTQQLAILEAEKTTLERGQVAGESATPTE